The following proteins are encoded in a genomic region of Streptococcus equi subsp. equi:
- a CDS encoding membrane protein produces MTGIEKACFLIWKMMQLTLIFHLLSLCGAVIFGVGPAWQTIVTLFLETSQQEKHYSLKRAFQIWRRVFKEANLSFFFFGLLLLLLNTSLYLAIQFQSLLWFSLSFIIMFVMVWLVMIVIYMTFYAVTYEIAFWENLKLSFISIFLNARQFLLTLVVLAGVAWFTWQYKGLYLFLSFGALVLLLDMVTKPNRRMVDGVIDDK; encoded by the coding sequence ATGACAGGAATTGAAAAAGCCTGCTTTCTCATCTGGAAAATGATGCAGCTAACCCTTATATTTCATTTGCTTTCCTTATGTGGTGCTGTGATTTTTGGAGTGGGGCCAGCTTGGCAGACCATTGTTACCTTGTTTTTGGAGACCAGTCAGCAGGAGAAACATTATTCGCTCAAGCGGGCCTTTCAGATATGGCGTCGGGTCTTCAAAGAGGCCAATCTCAGCTTTTTCTTCTTTGGATTATTGCTATTATTGCTGAATACGAGCCTGTACTTGGCCATTCAATTTCAATCGCTGCTGTGGTTTAGCCTATCCTTTATTATCATGTTTGTCATGGTTTGGCTGGTGATGATTGTGATTTACATGACCTTTTATGCAGTGACCTATGAAATTGCTTTTTGGGAGAATCTCAAGCTGTCTTTTATCAGTATTTTCTTGAATGCCAGGCAGTTTTTGTTGACCCTTGTGGTTTTAGCTGGAGTTGCTTGGTTTACTTGGCAGTATAAGGGCTTGTATCTTTTTCTGAGCTTTGGTGCGCTGGTTTTGTTGCTGGATATGGTCACCAAGCCTAATCGTCGCATGGTAGATGGAGTCATTGATGACAAGTAA
- a CDS encoding sugar-binding protein translates to MLNGLVYGVEGKAWEKVGDKKIKLLDGYQPKMHMGAWNTGNNKILYTQESITDDMIAKRDQSIKDAKESPILGFTVDTKAIKTELSKISNVMNRYKASINTGTVDPDEALPKLLSDLKDAGWDKVQKEVQKQLDDFVTKNK, encoded by the coding sequence TTGCTAAATGGTCTTGTTTATGGTGTTGAAGGCAAGGCCTGGGAAAAGGTTGGCGACAAGAAAATCAAGCTGCTTGATGGCTACCAACCCAAAATGCACATGGGTGCTTGGAACACTGGTAACAACAAGATCCTCTACACCCAAGAATCGATCACAGATGATATGATTGCAAAGCGTGACCAATCAATCAAAGACGCTAAAGAGTCTCCGATCCTAGGCTTTACGGTAGATACCAAGGCAATCAAAACGGAGCTATCAAAAATCTCAAACGTGATGAACCGTTATAAAGCTAGTATCAATACTGGTACAGTAGACCCTGATGAAGCTCTTCCAAAACTTCTTTCAGACCTTAAGGACGCTGGTTGGGACAAGGTTCAAAAGGAAGTGCAAAAGCAATTGGACGACTTTGTTACAAAAAATAAATAA
- a CDS encoding sugar-binding protein yields the protein MKKWQTILCVTGAVLAAASLTACGSKSASKDGEVKLLMYQVGDKPDNFDELMTIANKRIKEKTGATLDLQYIGWGDWDDKMRIIIASGENYDIAFANNYVVNAQKGAFADLTKLMPKYAKKTYKNLDPAYIKGNTIDGKLYAFPVDANVYAQQMLSFNKELVDKYGLDISNINSYADAEKVLKQFHEKEPNTAAFAIGQVFSMSGDYDYPLTKNQPFAVKIDEGKPTIINQYEDEPFKANLRLMHKWYKEGLIPTDAATNTEGYPLEGNTWFMREETQGPMDYGDTILTNAAGKDIVSRPLTKPLKTTSQAQMANFVVSNVSKIKKRPLKFFPFLTATQNC from the coding sequence ATGAAAAAGTGGCAAACAATCTTATGTGTGACGGGAGCTGTGCTTGCAGCTGCTAGCTTGACAGCCTGTGGAAGCAAATCAGCTTCTAAGGACGGTGAGGTGAAGCTATTGATGTATCAGGTGGGAGATAAGCCTGATAACTTTGATGAGCTGATGACAATTGCAAATAAACGTATTAAGGAAAAAACAGGGGCAACCCTTGATTTGCAATACATTGGCTGGGGTGATTGGGACGACAAGATGAGGATCATTATTGCGTCAGGTGAAAATTACGACATTGCCTTTGCCAACAATTATGTGGTCAATGCTCAAAAGGGTGCCTTTGCTGATTTGACTAAGCTAATGCCAAAATACGCCAAGAAAACCTATAAGAACCTAGATCCGGCCTACATTAAAGGAAATACCATTGACGGTAAGCTTTATGCCTTTCCAGTAGATGCTAACGTCTATGCTCAGCAAATGCTGTCTTTCAACAAAGAATTGGTAGACAAATATGGCCTTGACATTTCAAACATCAATTCCTATGCAGATGCTGAAAAGGTCTTGAAACAATTCCACGAAAAAGAACCTAATACTGCTGCCTTTGCGATTGGTCAAGTCTTTAGCATGTCAGGTGACTACGATTACCCATTGACCAAAAATCAACCATTTGCTGTTAAAATCGATGAAGGCAAACCAACCATCATTAATCAGTACGAAGATGAGCCCTTTAAAGCAAACCTACGCTTGATGCATAAATGGTATAAGGAAGGCTTGATTCCAACAGATGCAGCAACCAACACAGAAGGCTACCCGCTTGAAGGCAATACCTGGTTCATGCGTGAAGAAACCCAAGGTCCTATGGACTATGGCGATACCATCTTGACCAATGCTGCTGGTAAAGACATTGTGTCACGACCATTGACAAAGCCTCTTAAAACGACCTCACAAGCCCAAATGGCTAACTTTGTCGTGTCAAATGTGTCTAAAATAAAGAAAAGGCCGTTGAAGTTCTTTCCCTTCTTAACAGCGACCCAGAATTGCTAA
- the ycjP_2 gene encoding Protein lplC, which translates to MEKKKTVKRVNVRTFDPKTNAVFNVLIALFAISCIIPFIFVMIISFTDESYLINHGYSFFPAAWSTKAYHYIFQGAMSHRIIRSFAVSVFITVLGTFINTTMTSTYAYAISRPYFPYRRFFTIYALITMLFAPGMVANYLVVSNLLQLKDTVWALILPMALGPFGILVMRTFFKKTVPDSIIESARMDGAGELMIFMKIVLPLAVPGIATISLFSALTYWNDWFNALLYVQSESLYPMQYLLMKIQSNIQALAQNAGMSAQLSDSLASLPKESVRMAIVVIATLPIALTYPFFQKYFVGGLTIGGVKE; encoded by the coding sequence ATGGAGAAAAAGAAAACTGTTAAAAGGGTCAACGTCAGAACCTTTGACCCAAAAACCAATGCTGTCTTTAATGTGTTAATCGCTCTTTTTGCCATCTCTTGTATCATTCCTTTTATCTTTGTGATGATTATTTCCTTCACAGATGAAAGCTATCTGATCAATCATGGCTATAGCTTTTTCCCAGCTGCTTGGTCGACAAAGGCTTATCATTATATTTTCCAAGGGGCTATGTCTCATCGGATCATAAGATCGTTTGCGGTGTCTGTATTTATCACCGTTTTAGGAACCTTTATCAATACCACAATGACCTCAACCTATGCTTATGCCATCTCAAGACCTTATTTTCCCTACAGGCGTTTTTTTACCATCTATGCCTTGATCACCATGCTTTTTGCACCGGGTATGGTAGCCAATTATTTGGTGGTGAGTAACCTGCTGCAATTAAAGGATACGGTTTGGGCCTTGATTTTACCGATGGCTCTGGGACCCTTTGGCATTTTGGTGATGAGGACCTTCTTTAAAAAGACCGTTCCTGATAGTATTATTGAATCCGCTCGTATGGACGGCGCAGGTGAATTGATGATTTTTATGAAAATCGTTTTACCTTTGGCAGTTCCTGGGATTGCAACCATTAGCCTGTTCTCAGCCTTAACCTATTGGAATGATTGGTTCAATGCGCTGCTCTATGTGCAAAGCGAGAGCCTTTACCCGATGCAATACCTCTTGATGAAGATTCAAAGCAATATACAGGCACTAGCCCAAAATGCTGGCATGAGCGCCCAGCTATCTGATAGCTTAGCCTCTTTACCAAAGGAATCTGTCCGCATGGCTATTGTTGTCATTGCAACTTTGCCGATCGCCCTAACCTATCCTTTCTTTCAAAAATACTTTGTTGGAGGACTAACCATCGGCGGGGTTAAGGAATAA
- the ugpA_2 gene encoding sugar transport system permease — translation MTTKISSKKSFWKNVIKYRALLLMVLPGFVWFIFFFYIPVLANVVAFKDFHYSAGGFMESLKESPWVGLDNFKYLFASKDAWLITRNTIAYNLIFLLFNVFFAIAFAIIMSELRNKKAVKVYHTMSLLPYFLSWVVIEYFVSAFLNTDKGFINQLLIDSGNSPIKWYSNPTWWPLILLFMSVWKGLGYNSIIYYASVKGISDTYYEAAMVDGASKWQQIRHITIPQLLPMMSILLIINIGSIFKSDFGLFYVIPKNSGPLYDVTSVLDTYVYNALTATGDISMASAASLYQSVVGTCILLITNAFVRRMDPDAALF, via the coding sequence ATGACGACAAAGATCAGCAGCAAGAAATCCTTTTGGAAAAATGTGATCAAATACCGCGCTTTGTTGCTGATGGTATTACCGGGATTTGTCTGGTTCATCTTTTTCTTTTACATTCCAGTATTAGCTAATGTAGTGGCTTTTAAGGATTTTCATTACTCAGCAGGAGGTTTTATGGAAAGCCTGAAAGAAAGTCCCTGGGTTGGCTTAGATAACTTTAAATACCTTTTTGCCTCTAAGGATGCTTGGTTGATTACGCGAAATACCATTGCTTATAATCTTATTTTTTTACTATTTAACGTCTTTTTTGCCATCGCTTTCGCTATTATCATGAGTGAGCTTCGAAACAAGAAGGCTGTTAAGGTCTATCATACCATGTCCTTACTGCCTTATTTCTTATCATGGGTTGTGATTGAGTATTTTGTTTCTGCCTTTTTAAATACGGATAAGGGCTTTATTAATCAGCTGCTCATTGATAGCGGCAATAGCCCAATCAAATGGTATTCCAATCCCACCTGGTGGCCCTTGATTTTACTTTTCATGAGTGTTTGGAAAGGACTTGGCTACAACAGTATCATTTATTACGCATCGGTTAAGGGAATATCAGACACCTACTATGAGGCGGCTATGGTTGATGGTGCCAGTAAGTGGCAGCAAATTAGACATATCACCATTCCACAGCTTTTGCCGATGATGTCTATCCTATTGATTATTAATATTGGGAGTATCTTCAAATCTGACTTTGGCTTGTTTTATGTGATTCCTAAAAATTCAGGTCCTCTTTACGATGTTACCAGTGTTTTAGATACCTATGTCTACAATGCCCTGACAGCTACTGGTGATATTAGTATGGCTTCTGCGGCCAGTCTTTATCAATCTGTGGTCGGAACCTGTATCCTGCTCATCACCAATGCTTTTGTTCGTCGTATGGATCCCGATGCAGCCTTATTTTAG
- the bglK_2 gene encoding N-acetylmannosamine kinase translates to MTLLCIDIGGTSIKFAICHKGRLKKQSSRPTPQSLEDFYHMLDERLAYYRTEKLSGIAISSPGAVNKATGIIEGASALPYIHGFPIQQCLEERLGLPVSIENDANCAALAESALGAGQGTSSLAMLVLGTGVGGSLVINGRIHYGAHLFGGEFGFMVMNERYQTFSELGTVVNMAKRYSQIINDGKSYTGKEVLELADQGDPVALKERQVFLQSLAMGVFNIQHAFDPEMILIGGGVSQADFLLPALEAELDKLYQIVSISDLRPQLAICHFKNEANLLGASIDFMQEHRKDEMWID, encoded by the coding sequence ATGACCTTATTATGTATCGACATAGGCGGCACCAGCATCAAATTTGCTATTTGTCACAAGGGCAGGCTAAAAAAGCAAAGCAGTCGCCCAACTCCCCAAAGCCTAGAGGACTTTTACCATATGCTTGACGAGCGACTGGCTTACTACCGCACAGAAAAGCTCTCAGGAATTGCCATTAGCTCCCCTGGAGCTGTCAATAAAGCAACAGGTATCATCGAGGGAGCAAGTGCACTGCCTTATATTCATGGCTTTCCCATTCAGCAATGCCTTGAGGAGCGACTAGGTCTGCCGGTTTCGATTGAAAATGATGCCAACTGTGCTGCTCTTGCCGAATCTGCTCTAGGTGCAGGACAAGGCACTAGCAGCCTTGCCATGCTGGTACTTGGCACCGGTGTTGGAGGTAGCCTAGTGATTAATGGCAGGATTCATTACGGTGCCCATTTATTTGGAGGTGAGTTTGGCTTTATGGTCATGAATGAGCGTTATCAAACCTTCAGCGAATTAGGCACTGTGGTCAATATGGCCAAGCGCTATAGTCAGATCATAAATGATGGTAAAAGTTACACCGGTAAAGAGGTCTTAGAGCTAGCTGATCAAGGAGATCCTGTGGCCCTAAAGGAAAGACAGGTCTTTCTTCAAAGTCTGGCAATGGGGGTGTTTAATATCCAGCATGCCTTTGATCCTGAAATGATCCTAATTGGTGGCGGTGTCTCTCAGGCTGACTTTCTTCTTCCTGCCCTTGAGGCTGAACTGGATAAGCTCTATCAGATAGTCAGCATTTCTGATTTGAGACCGCAGCTTGCTATCTGCCACTTTAAAAACGAGGCCAACCTACTAGGTGCCTCTATTGATTTTATGCAAGAGCATAGAAAGGACGAGATGTGGATCGATTAG